The genomic stretch CAGGCTCGCGGCCGTCTCCAGGCCCAATCTCAGCACGCGGGCGTTCTCGTTCGTGCGCCCATCATCCGTGAACATCGCCGCGCCCGCCCCCTTCAGGTACGTCAGTTCGGCCAGCTCGTCGCCCTTCTGCCCGCGCGTCAGGGCTGCCGCCGGCCGCAGGCGCGCCTGTCCCAGCGTGCCCGCCTTCTCCAGCAGGCTCCGCACGATGCCGGGGTCGTCGATCACGGGCGACGTGTTTGGCATGCACACCACCGTCCCGTACCCGCCCGCCGCCGCCGCCGCGAGGCCCGACGCCAGATCTTCCTTCTGCGTCTGCCCCGGCTCCCGCAGGTGCGCGTGCAGCTCGATCAGCGCGGGCACGACGGTGCCGCCCCGGCCGTCGATGACCTCGCCCTCCTCGGGCAGGTTCCAGCCCTTGATGACGCCGTTCTCGATGGTGACGCTCGTGGTCTCGTCGGAGCCCGTGCGCTTGATGTTCGTGATGGTGATGGTCATGGAAACCCCTCAGGTTGGAGATGGTGGATCAGGGTGGAGACGATCCGGGCGTTGTCGTCCGGACTGTTGTTGCCGTGCAGGATGACGTCGGCCTTGCTCATCGTTCTGGCGACGTGCAGGTCGTGCCCGGGTCGTCCGCTGTTCACGTAGTTCTGGAAGGTGATGGCTGGGTTCGTGCCGCGCTCCGCGAAGTTCCGGGCGATCTTCCGACCGAGGCGCAGGTCGTCGTCCAGCCACACGAACACCTTGAGATGTAGCCGCTCCGTGAGATCGTCGAAGGCCAGCGCGAAGGCCCCGTCGATCAGGATGAACTGAACCCGTTGCCCATCGCGGCTCAGCTCGTCGATCCGGGCCAGGATCGCCGGCACGTCGAAGGCGTCCGGATGGTTGAGGTCGAAGTGCCGCCCGCCATCGACCGGCGACACGACGAAGGGCCCGTGTGTCCGATCCGTGCGAAAGAACTCGTCCAGCGCGACGACGGAGGCTCCGGGCCCGAGCAGGTCGCGCAGCCGCCGGGTGAGGGTGGACTTGCCCGAGGCCGAGCCGCCTGCGATGGCGATGACCCTGGGCGTCACGACCGCACCCGAGCGGGAACGCACGGCTCAGCGCCCATGGCCCCTCAGTCCCGTCCGACCAGCAGGTGGTACAGCACGCTCATTCGTATGGCCTGGCCGTTCTCGACCTGCTTCAGGATGCGGCTGCGTGGGCCGTCGGCAGCCTCGGTGCTGATCTCCACGTCGCGGTTCATGGGGCCGGGGTGCAGGACGATCGCGCCGCTCTCGGCGTGCGCCATCAGGGTCTCGTTGACCTGATAGGTGTCGGCGTACTCCTGGAGGCTGCCCAGGTACCCGCCGCTCATGCGTTCCTGCTGGAGCCGCAGGGCCATGACGGCGTGCGCGCCCCGCACGGCCTCCACGGGGTCGGTGGTGAGGGTCACGCCGGGCAGCGCGGCGAGGTCGGCGGGGAGCAGCGTGGCGGGGCCGCACAGGACGACCCGCGCGCCGAGTTTGGGGAGCAGTTCGGCGTTGCTGCGCGCGACGCGGCTGTGGCGGATGTCGCCGAGGATGGCGACCGTCTTCCCTTCCAGCGAGCCGAACTCCTGCCGCACGGTGTAGGCGTCGAGCAGGGCCTGGGTGGGGTGGGCGCGGCGGCCGTCGCCGGCGTTGATGACGGGTTTGCCGCTGTACTGGTGTACCAGGTGGGCCGCGCCGCTGGCGTGGTGCCGGACGATGTACGCGTCGACCTTGTACTGGGTGAGCACCTCGATGGTGTCGCGCAGGCTCTCGCCCTTGCTGACGCTGCTCGCTCCGGCGGCGAAGGTCATGACGTCGGCGCTCATGCGGCGCGCGGCGAGTTCGAAGCTGGTGCGGGTGCGGGTGGAATTCTCGAAGAACGCGGTGCAGATGGTCAGGCCCTGCAGGGCCGGCACCTTCTTCACGGGCCGGTCGAGCACCTGCAGCATGGTGTCCGCGTTGTCGAGGATGGCGGTGAGGCGTTCGGGGTTCCAGTCCTGGAAGTCCAGCAGGTTGCGGGGCCGGGCGGTTTTCGGGGTGGCGGCCGTCATTTCACGTCCTCCAGATCCCACAGCTCCACGATGTCCACGCCGTCCGTCTCCTGCAACTTGACCTTCACGAGCTCGCTCTTGGCGGTGGGGAGGTTCTTGCCCACGTAGTCGGCGCGGATGGGAAGTTCGCGGTGCCCGCGGTCGATGAGCACGGCGAGCTGGATGCCCAGGGGCCGCCCTAGGTCGATCAGCGCGTCGAGCGCGGCGCGCACGGTGCGGCCGGTGTACAGCACGTCGTCCACGAGCACCACGCGGCGCTGGGCGATGTCGAAGGGCACATGCGTCTCGCGGATGATCGGCTGGTGCGCCACCTCCGAGAGGTCGTCGCGGTACAGGGTGATGTCGAGCATCCCGGTGGGGATCTCCACGCCCTCCAGCTCGCTGAGTTTGGAGGCGAGACGTTCGGCGAGCGGGATGCCGCGCGTGTGCACGCCGATGATCGCCAGATCCTGCGCGCCCTTGTTCCGCTCGACGATCTCGTGCGCGATGCGCGTCAGGGCGCGGCGGACTTCATCGGCGCTGAGAATGGTGGCTTTAGCGGGCATGGCGACCGCCGCAGAGGGCAGAGAGCCGAAGGCAGAGAGCGACAGATGATGGAGCCCTCGGCTCTCCGCCCTCTGCGATCTGCACAAAAAAAACGCCGCTCAGCGCGTGCTGACGGCCTATCGCTTCACTTCGCATCTGTACTCCTTCTCCTGCCTCACGGGGCGGGTGCGACCTCACGGGATCGCCGGGAAAAAGGCGGGAGCCCACTGCGGCTCCTGACCTCCGGGAGTGTAGCAGGCCCCGGGCGGGACGCGGAAGCGTAATTTAAGACGCACTAAACTTGACAGGATGACACTCAGGTTTTAGGATGCATGACGTTGAGCGCGGGGCACTCAGATCCTGAGCAGGCGATGCGTGCACGGCGCTCCGGAACCCCACTCCCCAGGAGGTACTCCAGTGATGCGATTTGATCCCTTCCGTGAAATCGAGGAACTCACCCAGCGCATGGATCGCGCGTTCGGCCAGTCCGGCGGCACCGTCCGGCTCGCCCCGCCCGTGGACGTCCACGAGGACGAGCGCGGCCTGGAACTCACCCTCGACCTGCCCGGCGTCAGCCCCGACGCCATCCACATCGAGGCGGAGAACAACACCCTGACCGTGCAGGCCGAGCGCAAGTACGCCCGGCAGGACGGCCGCACCGCGCACCGCGTGGAGCGCGCCTACGGCACCCTGGCCCGTACCTTCAGCGTGCCCGCCAAGTACGACCTGACCAAGGTGGAGGCCGACTTCGACCACGGCACCCTGAGCATCCGGGTCCCGCGCAGCGAGGCCGCGCAGAAGCGCGCCGTGACGGTGCGCAGCGGCGGCCAGCTGACCGCGCCCAGGACCGTGGACGCCCAGGGCGACACCACGACCGGCACGCCGCAGCAGGCGTAAGCTGCACCGTTCAATGGCAGCCGGGGAGCGCAGGCCCCGGCTGCCTCTGTGTGGTCAGGCTCAGGTGCCCTGCCGCACCGCGTCCAGCAGCGACGTGGCGGCCTCCAGCGCAGCCGGCCCCAGGGGCGCGTGGTTCACGCCCAGCAGGGTGCCCAGCTTGTCGCGCCGGGCGCCGGTCAGGTGAGTCCATGCGGGCAGGTCCGCGTGGTGAATCCGGGCGGTCTCGTCGCGCAGGTAGCGCACCGCGCCGTCGTAGTACCCGGCCTGGAACGCGGCGCGGGCACGGCGCTCCTGTTCCAGCAGGCCCAGACCACGGGTGGCGAGCAGCACCCGCCGGGCCTCGGTCTCGCCGCCGAAGGCATACAGCGCCTCCAGGCGGTACACGGCCTTGGGAAAACGCAGGCCCGCCGAGGCCCGCCACGCATGCGGCAGCCGGATCTCGAACTCCGGCCACAGATGAAGGCGGGTCAGCAGTGCCGGGTACAGCAGTTCCAGCGCCACGCGGCGGGCCTCGGTCAGGGCCAGTACCTGCGGCGACACGCCGTGGCCCGGACCCGTCAGGTCACGCGCTGCCGCCTCCAGCCGGACGTGGGCGGCGGTCAGCAGTTCCTCGCGGTGGGCGGCCAGCTGCGGCTCGCTCAGATTCCACAGGGTGCGCTGGATCCGGCCGTAGTGCCCGGTCGGGTCGTAGGCCACCCGGCTGGTTGCCAGCAGGGCCAGCGGCGCGTCCACACGGGCGTATTCCCAGTCCCGCCACGCCTCCAGCCGGTCGTACGGAAAGCGTTCGGTGGTGATGCCGGCCCGTGTGTCGGTGCGCGGCGCCGGCAGGTCACGCTCAAAGGTCACGAAGACCGGCTGCGAACCGGCCCACGCGAACTCGGTGCCGGCGCTGCCGGCGTGCGCGACGGCCCTCACCTTGCGGTCGGCCCTCAGGCGTTCGAGCGTCCGCTCGGGATCGTGCTCCCGCTGGGCATGGGGTTCGGTCACGGCGGCCTCCTCGGGCAGCCAGCATAGCGGGAGGCTGGCCTGGGGGACTGTTGCCGGGACTGCGGTGGGGTGTGCCGATGACAGGTCAGGCGCGGGCGAAGACGGTCTGCATGCCGGTCACGTGGTCGCCGACCGAGACCAGCGGCGTCATGTGGGCGGGCAGGGCGATCGTGACCAGACCGCCCCGAGGCAGAAAGGCCAGCTTGTAGCCGGCGCGGGCACGATCTCCCTGTTTCACGTAGGGCATGGCGTCCAGTGGGGGGCCGGGGGCCACCATCGTGACGGTCATGTCGCCCATGTCGGCGTGGACGGTCACGGCGAGGCGCTCGTTGTGCCACATGCCGGGGGCGTCCAGCAGGTCTGTGGGCTGCCGCGCGAGCAGACCCGCCTGCACCTGCAGGGGCAGCAGCGGCGCGGCGGCGCTGGCAGGCGTGTGGGCGATCGTGCCGACCGTGCCCCCGACCGGCAGGTACGTGTAGTGCACGTCCAGCGGCCCGATCACGACCCCCAGCAGCCAGCCGTCGGTCGCCACGTCGCCGGCGAAGGCGTGCACCGGCCGGGCCGAACCGGCAGTTTCGATCTGCCCGTTGCTGACGCGCCGCACGAAGCACACCACGCCATCGGCGGGACTGAGCACCGCGTCCGTGTGGGCCGGAGGCAGCCGGACGGGATCACGGAACCGGTGAACCCGGCGGACATACCACACAGCGCTCCCGAGGACAGCCAGAGGCAGGAGAGGACGCAGGCGCATGGGCGCAGTGTACGGTGCGCCCGTGGCTCACGGTGACGCGGACATCACACCCGGAGGGCACACGGTGAAGGCATGAGCATTTCATGAAAGTCTCGCGCTCGGGCGCGAGGGGCCGAGGTCACGGCGATGTCAGGATCTGCACGCTCCGCAGGGTGTCGGGCACCACGCCGGGGATGGCGGTCTCGCCGGCCGCGCTGCTCCGGGCGGTGCGCGTCACCCTGGCCAGCACGTCCTGTCCGGCCACGACCCGGCCGAACACGGTGTACTGCCCGCTCAGGAAGTCGGCGGGGGCCAGTGTCACGAAGAACTGGCTGCCCTGCGACGTCAGGCTGGCCGACCGCGCCATGCCCAGCACGCCGGGCCGGTCGAAGCGCAGGCCGCTTCTGACCTCGGCGGCGAACTGGTAGCCGGGGCCGCCCGTGCCCCAGCGGGGGCGCTGCGCCGGATCCGCGCTCAGCGGATCGCCACCCTGCGCCATGAAGCCCTCGATCACGCGGTGAAAGCGCGTGCCGTCATAGAAGCGGTTCAGCGCCAGGAACACGAAGTTGTTCACGGCCACGGGCGCGGCCTTGGCATCCAGCTCGACCGTGATGTCGCCCTGGGTGGTGGTCAGGACTGCCCGGTAGGTCTTCGTGGGATCGACCACCTGGGCAGCGCCCTGGAAGACCCGCACCGGTGCGGCACTCAGCGGAGGAACGGCGGTGAACGTGGCAGCCGCTGTCGGGGCCGCACTGACCGCAGGCGTGCTGGCGGGTGTGGGCGCGGTGGCAGGCGCAGCGGTGGACTGTCCCCGCGCCGCGGGAGCGCACGCGGCGAGGCTGACACCGATCAGGACGGAGGCCAGGGGAAGGCGCTTTGGCATGGCTCCCAGTATTCCATCCGCGCCATGAGAGGATCGTCCGGTCTGACGGGCCGCGCGGTCACTCCAGCGGCAGGCTGGTCGTGTACTTCTCCTGCTTGACCACAATGGTGCTGGCGGTATTGCGCACGCCGGGGATGGCCGCCAGGGTGTTCACCAGGAAGTGCTGGTAGGCGTCGAGATCCGGCACACAGACCTTCAGCAGGTAGTCGATGTCGCCCAG from Deinococcus sp. AB2017081 encodes the following:
- a CDS encoding peptidylprolyl isomerase, with translation MPKRLPLASVLIGVSLAACAPAARGQSTAAPATAPTPASTPAVSAAPTAAATFTAVPPLSAAPVRVFQGAAQVVDPTKTYRAVLTTTQGDITVELDAKAAPVAVNNFVFLALNRFYDGTRFHRVIEGFMAQGGDPLSADPAQRPRWGTGGPGYQFAAEVRSGLRFDRPGVLGMARSASLTSQGSQFFVTLAPADFLSGQYTVFGRVVAGQDVLARVTRTARSSAAGETAIPGVVPDTLRSVQILTSP
- a CDS encoding aspartate carbamoyltransferase catalytic subunit, with product MTAATPKTARPRNLLDFQDWNPERLTAILDNADTMLQVLDRPVKKVPALQGLTICTAFFENSTRTRTSFELAARRMSADVMTFAAGASSVSKGESLRDTIEVLTQYKVDAYIVRHHASGAAHLVHQYSGKPVINAGDGRRAHPTQALLDAYTVRQEFGSLEGKTVAILGDIRHSRVARSNAELLPKLGARVVLCGPATLLPADLAALPGVTLTTDPVEAVRGAHAVMALRLQQERMSGGYLGSLQEYADTYQVNETLMAHAESGAIVLHPGPMNRDVEISTEAADGPRSRILKQVENGQAIRMSVLYHLLVGRD
- a CDS encoding Hsp20/alpha crystallin family protein, with protein sequence MMRFDPFREIEELTQRMDRAFGQSGGTVRLAPPVDVHEDERGLELTLDLPGVSPDAIHIEAENNTLTVQAERKYARQDGRTAHRVERAYGTLARTFSVPAKYDLTKVEADFDHGTLSIRVPRSEAAQKRAVTVRSGGQLTAPRTVDAQGDTTTGTPQQA
- the pyrR gene encoding bifunctional pyr operon transcriptional regulator/uracil phosphoribosyltransferase PyrR; the encoded protein is MPAKATILSADEVRRALTRIAHEIVERNKGAQDLAIIGVHTRGIPLAERLASKLSELEGVEIPTGMLDITLYRDDLSEVAHQPIIRETHVPFDIAQRRVVLVDDVLYTGRTVRAALDALIDLGRPLGIQLAVLIDRGHRELPIRADYVGKNLPTAKSELVKVKLQETDGVDIVELWDLEDVK
- a CDS encoding uridine kinase family protein, with amino-acid sequence MRSRSGAVVTPRVIAIAGGSASGKSTLTRRLRDLLGPGASVVALDEFFRTDRTHGPFVVSPVDGGRHFDLNHPDAFDVPAILARIDELSRDGQRVQFILIDGAFALAFDDLTERLHLKVFVWLDDDLRLGRKIARNFAERGTNPAITFQNYVNSGRPGHDLHVARTMSKADVILHGNNSPDDNARIVSTLIHHLQPEGFP
- a CDS encoding phosphatidylserine decarboxylase, with translation MRLRPLLPLAVLGSAVWYVRRVHRFRDPVRLPPAHTDAVLSPADGVVCFVRRVSNGQIETAGSARPVHAFAGDVATDGWLLGVVIGPLDVHYTYLPVGGTVGTIAHTPASAAAPLLPLQVQAGLLARQPTDLLDAPGMWHNERLAVTVHADMGDMTVTMVAPGPPLDAMPYVKQGDRARAGYKLAFLPRGGLVTIALPAHMTPLVSVGDHVTGMQTVFARA